From Selenomonas sp. AB3002, one genomic window encodes:
- a CDS encoding LPP20 family lipoprotein — protein MRRFSRLVSLLAVMAAVLVFSVASVLASPADSLNWQDSTITVTGMGAPPANARNSAQARMMARRAAVVDGYRQLAEIVKGVNVDAESTVENFMVTSDVVRTKVSALVQGAQVVSERATSDGGYEVTMKIAMFGVSNSLAEAVMPKPPVQEVFPEPVQSVAPSQPAYDAGASVSVRIDVTAKAPAPPAANSNAIGGYTGLIVDCRGLGLRPVMSPVIKNAGGENIYGHKNLNPDFVIANGMASYTTDIANGTRRAGSNPLVVKAVSLDSHNSYPVLSVADANRVLIENKTAGFLEKTNVVFIR, from the coding sequence ATGAGGAGATTTTCGAGGCTTGTTTCCCTGTTGGCAGTAATGGCGGCGGTGCTGGTCTTTTCCGTGGCCAGCGTGCTGGCATCTCCGGCTGACAGCTTGAACTGGCAGGATTCCACCATCACTGTGACAGGCATGGGGGCACCCCCGGCCAATGCCAGGAACAGTGCCCAGGCCCGCATGATGGCCCGCCGGGCAGCTGTGGTGGACGGCTACCGCCAGCTGGCAGAAATCGTGAAGGGCGTCAATGTGGATGCTGAGAGCACCGTGGAAAACTTCATGGTTACCAGCGATGTAGTCCGCACCAAGGTCAGCGCCCTGGTGCAGGGCGCCCAGGTAGTTAGCGAGCGCGCCACTTCCGATGGGGGCTATGAAGTCACCATGAAGATCGCCATGTTCGGCGTGAGCAACTCTCTGGCCGAAGCCGTCATGCCCAAACCTCCTGTGCAGGAAGTTTTCCCGGAGCCGGTGCAATCCGTAGCTCCTTCCCAGCCTGCTTATGATGCCGGGGCTTCCGTCAGCGTGCGCATTGATGTGACTGCCAAGGCGCCTGCTCCCCCCGCTGCCAATTCCAATGCCATCGGCGGCTACACGGGCCTGATCGTTGACTGCCGCGGCCTGGGCCTCCGGCCTGTCATGAGCCCGGTCATTAAGAATGCTGGTGGCGAAAACATCTATGGACATAAGAATCTGAATCCTGATTTCGTCATTGCCAACGGCATGGCCAGCTATACCACGGATATTGCTAATGGCACCAGGCGTGCAGGCAGCAATCCCCTGGTGGTGAAGGCAGTTTCTCTGGATAGCCACAACAGCTATCCTGTGCTTTCCGTGGCAGATGCCAACCGTGTCCTCATTGAAAACAAGACCGCAGGCTTCCTTGAGAAGACCAACGTGGTGTTCATCCGCTGA
- a CDS encoding lysophospholipid acyltransferase family protein, translating to MLAYYLVKALSHILCLVPQGMSDSLGRGLALMLWPFVPKKRKLLAKQQIMDCLQVDEREAERIAKESTLRFGPMLFEVLRSPVIKERMDEYVTLTGAVDELKAQAASGQGCVFATSHSGNWELEGGALAHHGIPLVAVAKKQTSRGMDKFINEYRALMGMHVTYSKGVREMYDMLGQGWFIGLLSDQDPSRKDGMVMDFFGRPTNCVVGAATMARFKDVPVFMVQIHKEKDGRHTLHIYPPLRVERTKNKKEDIRNTTQQLNHMLEEHIRRYPEDWFWLHDRWKSMREEY from the coding sequence ATGTTAGCATATTATCTGGTAAAGGCGTTAAGCCATATCCTGTGCCTTGTTCCCCAGGGTATGAGCGACAGCCTGGGCAGGGGGCTTGCTCTGATGCTCTGGCCCTTTGTGCCGAAGAAAAGGAAGCTGCTGGCCAAACAGCAGATCATGGACTGCTTGCAGGTGGATGAAAGGGAAGCAGAGCGCATTGCCAAAGAGAGCACCCTGCGTTTCGGCCCTATGCTATTTGAGGTGCTGCGCTCCCCTGTCATCAAGGAGCGTATGGACGAATATGTGACCCTCACCGGGGCGGTGGACGAGCTGAAAGCCCAGGCCGCCTCCGGGCAGGGCTGTGTCTTTGCTACCTCCCATTCCGGCAACTGGGAACTGGAGGGAGGAGCCCTGGCCCATCATGGCATACCCCTGGTGGCGGTGGCCAAGAAGCAGACCTCCCGGGGCATGGATAAGTTCATCAATGAGTACCGAGCTCTTATGGGCATGCACGTCACCTACAGCAAGGGGGTGCGGGAAATGTACGACATGCTGGGTCAGGGCTGGTTCATCGGCCTGCTCTCAGACCAGGACCCCAGCCGCAAAGACGGCATGGTGATGGATTTCTTCGGCCGCCCCACCAACTGCGTGGTGGGAGCCGCCACCATGGCCCGCTTCAAGGATGTGCCTGTCTTCATGGTGCAGATCCACAAGGAAAAGGACGGCCGCCACACCCTGCATATCTATCCTCCCCTGCGGGTGGAGAGGACCAAAAACAAGAAAGAGGATATCAGGAACACCACCCAGCAGTTGAATCACATGCTGGAAGAGCATATCCGCCGCTATCCCGAGGACTGGTTCTGGCTCCACGACAGATGGAAGTCCATGCGGGAGGAGTACTGA
- the lpxD gene encoding UDP-3-O-(3-hydroxymyristoyl)glucosamine N-acyltransferase, giving the protein MKKTLQEIASLVGGRVAGDGEILISGLDNIAGAGESDLTFAVDPHIEEAKESRAAAVMLPEGEAAAKDFPKAAIYVEDPRAAFAKLLEIFTPKLDFPVGVSDKAHIGQDVKIGEGVIVMPFAVVDDHAVLGDRVVIYPHTYVGQYAEISDDTVIYSSATVREYCRVGKRCVIHASAVIGSDGFGFTTKDGIHTKVPQVGNVVLEDDVEIGSHVGVDRAAMGSTVIGKGTKIDNLVHIGHNCKIGANCLIVAQTGISGSTEVGHNVTFGGQTGTVGHIKIGANSVYAARSGIISDMPEGQFCAGFPVQSHTEWLRMQAAMKKLPELLKKVKKLEKELANK; this is encoded by the coding sequence ATGAAGAAGACTTTGCAGGAGATTGCCTCTCTGGTGGGGGGCCGGGTGGCAGGTGATGGGGAAATCCTCATTTCCGGTCTGGATAATATAGCCGGGGCCGGGGAAAGTGACCTGACCTTTGCTGTTGACCCTCATATCGAAGAAGCCAAGGAATCCCGTGCGGCAGCAGTGATGCTGCCGGAGGGGGAGGCTGCGGCGAAGGACTTCCCCAAGGCTGCCATCTATGTTGAGGACCCCAGGGCGGCTTTTGCGAAGCTGTTGGAAATTTTCACCCCGAAGCTGGATTTCCCTGTGGGAGTAAGCGATAAGGCGCATATCGGTCAGGATGTGAAAATCGGAGAAGGGGTCATCGTCATGCCCTTCGCAGTGGTGGATGACCATGCTGTGCTGGGTGACAGGGTTGTTATCTACCCTCACACTTATGTGGGGCAGTATGCTGAGATTAGCGATGATACAGTTATCTATTCTTCCGCTACTGTGCGGGAATATTGCCGGGTGGGCAAGCGCTGCGTCATTCATGCTTCTGCCGTCATCGGTTCCGATGGCTTCGGATTCACCACCAAGGATGGCATACACACCAAGGTGCCCCAGGTGGGCAATGTGGTGCTGGAAGATGATGTGGAGATTGGCTCCCATGTGGGGGTTGACCGTGCTGCTATGGGGTCTACGGTCATTGGCAAAGGCACGAAGATTGACAATCTGGTGCATATCGGCCACAACTGCAAGATTGGGGCAAACTGCCTTATTGTGGCCCAGACGGGCATCTCAGGCTCCACGGAAGTAGGACATAACGTGACCTTCGGCGGCCAGACAGGCACTGTAGGACATATCAAGATCGGTGCCAACTCTGTCTACGCGGCCCGCTCAGGTATCATCAGCGATATGCCCGAGGGACAGTTCTGTGCAGGTTTCCCGGTGCAGTCCCACACGGAATGGTTGCGTATGCAGGCAGCCATGAAGAAACTGCCGGAGCTTTTGAAGAAGGTCAAGAAACTGGAAAAAGAGCTGGCGAACAAGTAA
- a CDS encoding OmpH family outer membrane protein — MNLKKKALLAAGILMASALLGGCGQAKIGYIDAERVLKEAPQIKALDEEGSQKYKEAVEEAEKKLQESQDMTQEDAQKAQMDVQRKLQGINQSYALQMRQKLDVALGDIARDEKLDAVVQNVPDQPVAVSGCIDITDKAIEKLQ; from the coding sequence ATGAATTTGAAGAAAAAAGCCCTGCTGGCAGCAGGGATCCTGATGGCATCTGCCCTGCTGGGCGGCTGTGGTCAAGCCAAGATTGGTTATATAGATGCAGAGAGGGTGCTGAAGGAAGCTCCCCAGATCAAGGCCCTTGACGAGGAAGGAAGCCAGAAGTACAAGGAAGCTGTAGAAGAAGCAGAAAAGAAGCTGCAGGAGAGCCAGGACATGACACAGGAAGATGCCCAGAAGGCACAGATGGATGTGCAGAGGAAACTCCAGGGCATCAACCAGTCCTACGCTTTGCAGATGCGCCAGAAGCTGGATGTAGCTCTGGGCGACATTGCCCGTGATGAGAAATTGGATGCCGTGGTGCAGAATGTTCCTGATCAGCCTGTAGCAGTATCTGGCTGCATCGACATCACGGACAAGGCCATCGAGAAGTTGCAGTAA
- a CDS encoding OmpH family outer membrane protein: MVKLEKKQVKIVSVLIALAFIGSVVALALTQSGSGLASAASSSVGVIDYRTVAAQHPQLQQAEQTMQNEVQNAQKDFEEKSASMNDQEKGDYYQQTQQRLQQKNNELMEPIRQNIEETVKKVAEAKGLQVVLDKGAVVYGGQDITQDVVSKLGK; the protein is encoded by the coding sequence ATGGTTAAATTGGAAAAGAAACAGGTTAAGATTGTAAGCGTACTTATCGCTTTGGCTTTCATCGGCTCTGTGGTGGCTCTGGCCCTGACCCAGTCCGGTTCCGGCCTGGCTTCCGCTGCCAGCTCCAGCGTGGGTGTGATTGACTACCGCACGGTTGCAGCTCAGCATCCCCAGCTCCAGCAGGCTGAGCAGACCATGCAGAACGAAGTGCAGAATGCTCAGAAGGATTTCGAGGAGAAATCTGCCAGCATGAACGATCAGGAGAAGGGCGACTATTATCAGCAGACCCAGCAGCGTCTCCAGCAGAAGAACAACGAGCTCATGGAGCCTATCCGCCAGAACATCGAGGAAACGGTGAAGAAGGTGGCCGAGGCCAAGGGCCTGCAGGTTGTCCTTGACAAGGGCGCTGTGGTTTATGGCGGCCAGGACATTACCCAGGACGTTGTGTCCAAGCTGGGCAAGTAA
- a CDS encoding acylphosphatase — METVRAEVTSPHSLPKLAGERMEKSVEAIAVQLLAGQDIAELQGRKAQDEALIMEVFDKVLIGYTVVGAAIEPGENTVVRISLVPWDATIENVEPVIAVEGMPPMVEELVRQDAAGLGEVFQQALLGLPVAAGDWTAGLIRQEVKRYLDKHLPEFRADFEVSPGRQTRVEIVLYPRLPVVRTIDLAMRSDTIPNMTLLAHRSEMQDKCNMLVGVPVNFVARHRDTFEKALARDLDAKGGLGRWKLATQVEIQPGENTQIMSRSNTERYRVRLEGWLDVGHRTEKDRNRDLTLRLHAGAMLSRQDEVFTLLDVYPEKPDWGWQLGYGRGLSSKGRAEIRYDMRDHNWLMFASQQLSKRWLLRYEYRWGSRVWETALRYQLHDFMALEYVVDRNDSWVRVIGYF, encoded by the coding sequence GTGGAAACAGTACGGGCAGAGGTCACGTCACCACATTCCCTGCCGAAGCTTGCCGGGGAGCGCATGGAAAAGAGCGTAGAGGCCATTGCGGTTCAGCTGCTGGCAGGTCAGGATATAGCAGAGCTTCAGGGGAGAAAAGCTCAGGATGAAGCCCTGATCATGGAGGTATTTGACAAGGTGCTCATAGGCTACACTGTTGTGGGGGCAGCCATTGAGCCGGGAGAAAATACCGTTGTCAGGATAAGCCTGGTCCCCTGGGACGCAACTATCGAAAACGTGGAACCAGTCATCGCTGTGGAGGGGATGCCTCCCATGGTGGAAGAACTGGTGCGCCAGGATGCTGCAGGGCTGGGGGAGGTCTTCCAGCAGGCCCTGCTGGGGCTGCCTGTGGCGGCAGGTGACTGGACTGCGGGACTTATCCGGCAGGAAGTCAAAAGATATTTGGACAAGCACCTGCCGGAGTTCAGGGCGGATTTTGAAGTCAGCCCGGGCAGACAGACCAGGGTTGAGATTGTTCTTTATCCTCGTTTGCCGGTGGTGCGTACCATAGACCTTGCCATGCGCTCAGATACCATACCCAATATGACCTTGCTGGCCCATCGCAGCGAAATGCAGGATAAATGCAATATGCTGGTAGGGGTGCCCGTGAACTTTGTCGCAAGGCACAGGGATACTTTTGAAAAGGCCCTGGCCCGGGATTTGGACGCAAAGGGCGGCCTTGGCCGCTGGAAACTTGCCACCCAGGTTGAGATCCAGCCTGGGGAAAACACCCAGATAATGAGCCGTTCCAACACGGAACGATACAGGGTGCGTCTGGAAGGCTGGCTGGATGTGGGACACAGGACAGAGAAGGACCGCAACAGGGATTTGACCCTGCGGCTTCATGCGGGAGCTATGCTCTCAAGACAGGACGAGGTCTTTACCCTGCTTGATGTCTACCCGGAAAAGCCTGACTGGGGCTGGCAGCTGGGCTATGGACGCGGCCTGAGCTCCAAGGGGCGGGCAGAGATACGCTATGATATGCGTGACCATAACTGGCTCATGTTCGCAAGCCAGCAGCTGTCCAAACGCTGGCTCCTGCGCTATGAGTACCGCTGGGGAAGCCGCGTGTGGGAAACTGCCCTGCGCTACCAGCTCCATGATTTCATGGCTTTGGAGTATGTGGTGGACAGGAATGACAGCTGGGTAAGGGTGATAGGATATTTTTAG
- a CDS encoding outer membrane protein assembly factor, with protein MKKKRYRYLAAAVAMATSAAVLPGYAYAAEEVAAQQETVPAEGSVQADNVAADMAAVSPEEAVETKAADGAENETAATEESAQAPVQVDERTENWNKNRPDEKAIEDLLGQFEGQTIVDIRFEGATEKTEPTAKAAVSMHAGDMFTSKLLYEARDTIYNTGYFYDIFPSFEKVPEGVIVTFHVLENPVLTDIEITGNTVEKSEELYDRMGVKKGEILNSRILHENIQAIQELYHKDGYILMKVSDMNIDPSGKLVIKINEGKLEGYAVKGNKKTKDRVILREMRQKPGEPFNSKLARRSVQRVYNLGFFEDVNIKMNPGVEPNAVIMEVDVKEQRTGTFGVGAGYSSSDGILGMINVGDKNFLGTGDAVTLTYQRSGSESDAQGFVFSYRRPWIDKKETVGTLKIYNRTYEYSDYDTNGDKKESYMRKYAGGEITFGRPASEYSTNYLTLRNRKDTYVRHEDDGNVVWTNPDGSIHWGYHDEAWKEYNFGTTRSITFQHVTDTRDNVYNPTEGGKVSLTAEVAGFGGDFDFQKASIEDTRYFKVSSNRVIAVRGMYGYGHGHLSEFNQYRVGGQDTLRGYRDDQFRGDRMALLSIEYRFPLANKVQGAVFADGGGAWSDRFLPHSNELHASVGVGISFNTPIGPVRLDYGRGDQGGRVHFTVGGAF; from the coding sequence TTGAAGAAAAAGCGATACAGATATTTGGCTGCTGCGGTGGCTATGGCCACTAGTGCAGCTGTGCTGCCCGGTTATGCCTATGCAGCGGAAGAAGTGGCTGCCCAGCAGGAAACGGTACCTGCAGAAGGCAGTGTTCAGGCTGATAATGTGGCTGCTGATATGGCAGCTGTCAGTCCGGAAGAAGCTGTGGAGACAAAGGCAGCAGACGGGGCTGAAAATGAGACGGCCGCAACGGAGGAAAGTGCTCAGGCACCGGTTCAGGTAGACGAGCGCACCGAAAATTGGAATAAGAACCGCCCGGATGAAAAGGCTATAGAGGACCTGCTGGGCCAGTTCGAAGGCCAGACAATCGTGGATATCCGCTTTGAAGGAGCTACGGAAAAGACGGAGCCCACGGCCAAGGCAGCTGTGTCCATGCATGCAGGTGATATGTTCACCTCAAAATTGCTCTATGAGGCCAGGGACACCATTTACAACACGGGCTATTTCTATGATATTTTCCCCTCTTTTGAGAAAGTGCCGGAAGGTGTCATTGTCACCTTCCATGTGCTGGAAAATCCCGTGCTGACGGATATTGAAATCACTGGCAACACCGTGGAGAAGTCTGAGGAACTCTATGATCGCATGGGCGTGAAGAAGGGGGAAATCCTCAACAGCCGCATCCTGCATGAAAATATCCAGGCCATTCAGGAGCTTTACCATAAGGATGGCTACATACTCATGAAGGTCTCCGATATGAATATAGATCCTTCTGGCAAGCTGGTCATCAAGATCAATGAGGGCAAGCTGGAAGGTTATGCAGTCAAGGGCAATAAGAAGACCAAGGACAGGGTTATCCTGCGTGAAATGCGTCAGAAGCCTGGTGAGCCCTTCAACTCCAAGCTGGCCCGTCGCAGCGTTCAGCGCGTCTACAACCTGGGGTTCTTTGAAGATGTGAACATCAAGATGAATCCAGGCGTGGAGCCCAACGCTGTGATCATGGAAGTGGATGTCAAGGAACAGCGCACGGGTACCTTCGGCGTGGGTGCCGGCTACAGCAGCTCTGATGGCATACTGGGTATGATAAATGTGGGGGACAAGAACTTCCTGGGCACTGGTGATGCTGTTACCCTTACTTATCAGAGGTCTGGCAGCGAAAGCGATGCTCAGGGCTTTGTGTTCTCTTACAGGCGTCCCTGGATTGATAAAAAAGAAACTGTGGGTACCCTGAAAATTTATAACCGCACTTATGAGTATTCAGATTATGATACTAACGGTGATAAGAAAGAGAGCTATATGCGCAAGTATGCAGGGGGAGAAATCACCTTTGGACGCCCTGCCAGCGAGTATTCTACCAATTACCTCACACTTAGGAACCGCAAGGACACATATGTAAGGCATGAGGATGACGGTAACGTGGTCTGGACAAATCCTGATGGCAGCATCCATTGGGGCTATCATGATGAGGCATGGAAGGAGTACAACTTCGGCACTACCCGTTCCATTACTTTTCAGCATGTGACGGATACCCGCGACAATGTCTATAACCCAACCGAGGGCGGCAAGGTCAGTCTTACTGCTGAGGTGGCAGGCTTTGGCGGAGACTTTGACTTCCAGAAGGCTTCCATTGAGGATACCCGTTACTTCAAGGTGAGCAGCAACCGCGTTATTGCTGTCCGGGGCATGTATGGCTACGGCCATGGGCATCTTTCTGAGTTCAACCAGTATCGCGTCGGTGGTCAGGATACCCTGCGCGGTTATCGTGATGACCAGTTCCGCGGTGACCGCATGGCACTTTTGTCCATAGAGTACAGATTCCCTCTGGCCAACAAAGTCCAGGGTGCTGTTTTTGCTGATGGCGGCGGTGCCTGGAGTGACAGATTCCTGCCGCACTCCAACGAGCTTCACGCCAGCGTGGGTGTAGGCATTTCCTTCAATACGCCTATCGGTCCTGTACGTCTCGACTACGGTCGTGGCGATCAGGGCGGCCGTGTCCACTTCACCGTAGGCGGTGCCTTCTAA
- a CDS encoding sigma-70 family RNA polymerase sigma factor: protein MNFGEYLSAIADVKLLAPEEERQLWRQCKAGDRKARQRLIESYQPLVCREAMPWRSRPDIMDAVQEGTVGLIEAVETYDPERGVAFSLYGMHRIRGRILDFLRKEGGADTPCLESLATEEGEELNLKESLADRSALTVPEQVENAVFSERLHHALDRLPGNEKAVLEGMYLGTADAREMAADLSVSLAHVYRLRDKGIRRVRGMLARFKSGWT from the coding sequence ATGAATTTCGGAGAATATCTGTCAGCTATCGCTGATGTCAAGCTGCTTGCTCCTGAGGAGGAGCGTCAGCTTTGGCGCCAGTGCAAGGCAGGAGACAGAAAGGCCAGGCAGCGTCTCATAGAATCATATCAGCCTTTGGTCTGTCGCGAAGCTATGCCCTGGCGCAGCCGTCCTGATATCATGGACGCTGTGCAGGAGGGGACGGTGGGGCTGATTGAAGCGGTGGAGACTTATGACCCTGAAAGGGGCGTGGCTTTCAGCCTTTATGGCATGCACCGCATCAGAGGCAGGATACTTGACTTCCTGAGGAAAGAGGGCGGGGCAGATACCCCCTGCCTGGAGTCCCTCGCCACAGAGGAGGGGGAAGAACTTAACCTCAAGGAAAGCCTGGCTGACAGATCTGCGCTGACGGTGCCTGAGCAAGTGGAAAACGCTGTTTTTTCCGAGCGCCTGCACCATGCCCTCGACCGGTTGCCAGGTAATGAGAAAGCGGTACTGGAAGGCATGTATCTGGGGACGGCTGATGCCAGGGAGATGGCGGCTGATCTCAGTGTCTCGCTGGCTCATGTCTACAGGCTGAGGGATAAGGGCATAAGAAGAGTCAGGGGAATGCTGGCCCGCTTCAAGAGCGGCTGGACATGA